The following are from one region of the Roseobacter fucihabitans genome:
- a CDS encoding Maf family protein → MFILGSGSPRRKELLAQIGVLPDEIRAPDIDEDPQKGELPRPYCRRIARQKVEAVSAEDTDVVLCADTTVALGRRIMGKPGDADEAAAFLRALSGRRHRVITAVALRCGAKIWEKDVVSTVRMKSISQEELRAYIASGDWRGKAGGYGIQGPAGALIPWISGSFTGIVGLPLAETANLLRAAGYPLNGAIS, encoded by the coding sequence TTGTTTATATTGGGGTCCGGAAGTCCGCGTCGCAAGGAATTGCTGGCGCAAATCGGCGTTTTGCCGGATGAAATCCGCGCGCCCGACATCGACGAAGACCCCCAAAAAGGCGAATTGCCGCGACCTTATTGTCGCCGTATCGCCCGCCAGAAGGTTGAAGCCGTCTCCGCCGAGGACACGGATGTGGTGCTTTGCGCGGATACCACGGTCGCCTTGGGTCGGCGCATCATGGGAAAACCAGGCGATGCCGATGAGGCCGCGGCCTTCTTGCGCGCGCTTTCGGGGCGCAGGCACCGTGTGATCACGGCCGTGGCGCTGCGTTGTGGCGCGAAGATCTGGGAAAAGGACGTCGTCAGTACGGTGCGTATGAAATCGATCTCGCAAGAAGAGCTGCGCGCTTATATCGCGAGCGGTGATTGGCGCGGAAAGGCGGGCGGCTATGGTATTCAGGGCCCTGCCGGGGCGCTCATTCCCTGGATCAGCGGGTCTTTTACGGGCATTGTTGGCCTGCCTTTGGCTGAAACGGCAAACCTGCTGCGCGCGGCGGGATATCCTTTGAACGGAGCAATATCATGA
- the infA gene encoding translation initiation factor IF-1: MAKEDTLEFPGVVKELLPNATFRVELENGHEIIAHTAGKMRKNRIRVLAGDKVQVEMTPYDLTKGRINYRFK, from the coding sequence ATGGCCAAGGAAGATACGCTCGAATTCCCCGGTGTCGTGAAGGAACTCCTGCCGAACGCCACATTTCGGGTCGAGCTTGAAAACGGCCATGAGATTATCGCGCATACGGCAGGCAAGATGCGCAAGAACCGCATCCGTGTTCTGGCTGGCGACAAGGTGCAGGTCGAGATGACGCCTTATGATCTGACCAAGGGTCGGATCAACTACCGCTTCAAGTAA
- a CDS encoding carbon-nitrogen hydrolase family protein has product MKIATAAYPLDFLTSWAQYEDKIANWVFEAAQAGARLAVFPEYGAMELATLAGRDVAADLEQSLFAVSDRLADADAVHQKLAAEHNIHILAASGPAATTTRPVNRARLFAPGGGIGVQDKQIMTRFERDAWGVIGGGPLQIFDTGIGRIGILICYDSEFPLLGRALSECDMILVPSCTEALSGYWRVRIGAMARALENQCVSIMSSLVGEAPWSEAVDVTTGMGAVFGPPDVGFADSGVMAQGKIGMPGWTYGEVDLDAIANVRSDGRVLGRLHWQEQKGRDNPASNVVLR; this is encoded by the coding sequence ATGAAAATTGCCACCGCCGCCTACCCTTTGGATTTCCTTACCTCATGGGCGCAATACGAAGATAAGATCGCCAATTGGGTGTTTGAGGCGGCGCAGGCGGGCGCGCGCTTGGCCGTTTTCCCCGAATACGGGGCGATGGAACTGGCCACGCTGGCGGGGCGTGACGTGGCCGCCGATCTGGAACAATCGTTATTCGCGGTGTCGGATCGGCTGGCGGATGCGGATGCGGTGCACCAGAAACTGGCCGCGGAACATAATATTCACATTCTGGCCGCCTCGGGACCTGCCGCAACCACCACCCGTCCGGTTAACCGCGCGCGGCTTTTTGCGCCCGGCGGTGGCATCGGGGTGCAGGACAAACAGATCATGACCCGGTTTGAGCGCGATGCCTGGGGCGTGATCGGCGGCGGGCCGTTGCAGATCTTTGACACGGGAATCGGTCGGATCGGCATTCTGATCTGCTATGACAGCGAATTCCCCCTTTTGGGGCGCGCGCTGAGCGAATGCGACATGATCCTTGTGCCCTCCTGTACCGAGGCGCTGTCGGGGTATTGGCGCGTGCGCATCGGCGCGATGGCGCGGGCGCTGGAAAACCAATGCGTGAGCATCATGTCGTCCCTGGTGGGCGAGGCCCCCTGGTCAGAGGCGGTCGATGTGACCACGGGTATGGGCGCGGTCTTTGGCCCGCCTGATGTTGGGTTTGCCGATAGCGGTGTGATGGCGCAAGGCAAGATCGGCATGCCGGGGTGGACCTACGGCGAGGTTGATCTGGATGCCATTGCCAATGTACGCAGCGATGGTCGGGTTTTGGGCCGCTTGCATTGGCAAGAGCAAAAAGGACGCGATAACCCGGCATCTAATGTGGTGTTGCGCTGA
- a CDS encoding NAD-dependent deacylase, which yields MQKIVILTGAGISAESGLGTFRAEGGLWAQHRIEDVATLEGFQRDPKLVVDFYNARRAQAAEATPNAGHLALAKLEAAFPGEVVLITQNVDDLHERAGSQKVMHMHGALSGALCGSCDHRWPAPMVMAPGDPCPACEKPTARPDIVWFGEMPYDMEEIFDHLASADIFASIGTSGNVYPAAGFVAEARRHRAQTVEFNLEASLVASQFDDIRIGPATQTLPLWVSEILAR from the coding sequence ATGCAGAAAATCGTGATCCTGACGGGTGCCGGAATTTCAGCCGAAAGCGGTCTTGGGACCTTTCGCGCCGAAGGCGGGCTCTGGGCGCAGCACCGGATCGAGGATGTGGCCACCCTGGAAGGGTTCCAGCGCGATCCCAAACTGGTGGTGGATTTTTACAACGCACGGCGCGCGCAGGCCGCTGAGGCCACCCCCAACGCTGGACATCTTGCGCTGGCAAAGCTGGAGGCGGCGTTTCCGGGCGAGGTGGTTTTGATCACGCAAAACGTCGATGATCTGCACGAAAGGGCGGGTTCGCAAAAGGTGATGCACATGCACGGGGCGCTCAGTGGTGCGCTTTGTGGTTCATGCGATCACCGTTGGCCCGCGCCCATGGTCATGGCACCGGGTGACCCCTGCCCCGCCTGCGAAAAACCGACCGCGCGGCCCGATATCGTGTGGTTTGGCGAAATGCCTTACGATATGGAAGAAATTTTCGATCATCTGGCCAGCGCGGATATTTTTGCCAGCATCGGCACATCGGGCAATGTGTACCCGGCTGCGGGGTTTGTAGCCGAAGCGCGGCGCCACCGCGCGCAGACCGTGGAGTTCAATCTGGAAGCCTCGTTGGTCGCCAGCCAGTTCGACGATATCCGCATCGGTCCCGCCACGCAGACCTTGCCGCTCTGGGTCAGCGAAATTCTGGCCCGGTAA
- the rpmB gene encoding 50S ribosomal protein L28 has protein sequence MSRVCELTGKGPMSGNNVSHAKNRTRRRFLPNLNDVSLQSEALGRVFKFRISAAALRTVDHRGGLDQFLAKAKDVELSANALKVKKAIAKSSDTAEALS, from the coding sequence ATGTCGCGCGTTTGCGAATTGACCGGAAAAGGCCCGATGTCGGGCAATAACGTAAGCCACGCCAAAAACCGGACCCGTCGCCGGTTTTTGCCGAACCTGAACGACGTTTCCCTGCAATCCGAAGCCTTGGGTCGCGTGTTTAAGTTCCGCATTTCTGCGGCTGCGCTGCGCACTGTCGATCACCGCGGTGGTCTTGATCAGTTCCTGGCGAAAGCGAAGGATGTTGAGCTTTCGGCCAATGCGCTGAAAGTAAAAAAGGCGATTGCGAAATCATCCGACACGGCAGAAGCGCTGAGCTGA
- the meaB gene encoding methylmalonyl Co-A mutase-associated GTPase MeaB translates to MKTDHNLDIADLAERVQKGERRALARAITLVESARSDHKAQAVALLDLLPKARQALRIGLSGTPGVGKSTFIESFGMMLVAQGLKVAVLAVDPSSTRSGGSILGDKTRMDRLSRDPAAFIRPSPSQTHLGGVARRSREAVALCEGAGFDVVLIETVGVGQSETVVAQMADIFLLLLAPAGGDELQGVKRGIMEIADMILINKADGDLKPAAMRTCADYAGALRLLRKRAQDPPGYPKAMMVSALQEDGLDAVWADLNSLRDWRQEQGFWERTRADQARYWFEQDVRNGLLAQLETPQARGALMRLGEEVAAGHTAPAAAAAAFLTSLSKSDTSKP, encoded by the coding sequence ATGAAAACTGACCATAATCTTGATATCGCCGATCTGGCGGAGCGTGTGCAAAAAGGTGAACGCCGTGCCCTGGCGCGCGCGATCACATTGGTGGAAAGCGCGCGCAGCGATCACAAGGCGCAGGCCGTGGCCTTGCTGGACCTGCTGCCCAAGGCGCGCCAGGCCCTGCGCATCGGGCTGTCGGGCACGCCGGGGGTCGGCAAATCGACCTTCATCGAGAGTTTCGGGATGATGCTGGTGGCACAGGGCTTAAAGGTCGCGGTGCTGGCTGTTGATCCCTCCTCCACGCGCTCGGGGGGCTCGATTCTCGGGGATAAGACCCGGATGGATCGGCTCTCTCGTGACCCCGCGGCCTTTATCCGCCCCTCTCCGAGCCAGACCCATCTGGGCGGTGTGGCGCGGCGTTCGCGTGAAGCGGTCGCCCTGTGCGAGGGCGCGGGTTTCGATGTCGTTCTGATCGAAACGGTCGGCGTGGGGCAGTCCGAGACCGTCGTGGCGCAGATGGCCGATATCTTCTTATTACTGTTGGCCCCAGCGGGGGGCGATGAATTGCAGGGCGTCAAGCGCGGCATCATGGAGATCGCCGATATGATCCTGATCAACAAGGCGGACGGTGATCTGAAACCCGCCGCCATGCGGACCTGCGCGGATTATGCAGGAGCGCTGCGGCTGCTGCGCAAACGCGCGCAGGACCCACCGGGCTATCCAAAGGCCATGATGGTGTCGGCCTTGCAGGAGGATGGGTTGGATGCGGTCTGGGCGGATTTGAATAGCTTGCGCGATTGGCGACAGGAACAGGGGTTTTGGGAGCGGACACGCGCGGATCAGGCGCGGTATTGGTTCGAACAGGACGTCAGAAATGGGCTTTTGGCACAGTTGGAAACACCGCAGGCGCGGGGCGCGTTAATGCGCCTCGGGGAGGAGGTGGCCGCAGGTCATACCGCTCCGGCGGCGGCGGCGGCGGCGTTTCTGACCAGCTTGAGCAAATCTGATACATCAAAACCGTGA
- the hrpB gene encoding ATP-dependent helicase HrpB — translation MEMSLPIDTVLPEVIARLRGNRRLVLQAPPGAGKTTRVPLAILAAGLTPGKIIMLEPRRLATRAAAERMADTLGEKPGETVGYRMRGTTKVSRATRIEVVTEGILTRMIQSQPDLPGIGAIIFDEFHERSLNADLGLALALEVAGALRGDLFLIVMSATLDAEPIAHLMGAPVVTSEGRAFEVTPHWLPKPVPKTQRLEQAVTDLTLSALTQNAGSALVFLPGEGEIRRVEAALRAQVPPDVSLCPLFGAMPFKEQRAAIAPVASGRKVVLATAIAETSLTIEDIRIVIDAGLARRAEFDAGSGMSRLITTRVSRAEATQRAGRAGRVAPGACYKLWTRGQDGALPAHPPAEIDVGDLTALALEVAVWGGSVGEMPFVTPPHEGRLQEAQDVLKMLGALDENGRITAHGKTLSALPLHPRLAHMLTKGGMNAPLVTAILSERDILRGAPTDLRLRIEAARNPSQFRNQHNMDPNRAALARIHQEAKRLASKAQGGGPEDIGILAALAYPDRIGLRRPGEAARFILSGGKGTVMPQGDPLSAAPLIVATDLDGDPREARIRQAVALDRGDLRATFPDQIAWQTVCIWSRREARVLTRKQERFGALILEDRMWQEAPAEEIARAMLEGVRQLGLLASPKATRFMARAKLMSQTDPQFPDFSEDHLMECLEDWLLAHLSGVKTSADWKRFDITPALKARLSWEQSRALDAAVPPYFITPLGRQVPIDYDGPQPRIALRLQEVFGVTRHPSVAGTPLQLTLLSPAQRPVQVTEDLPGFWSSSYQDVRKDMRGQYPKHPWPEDPTQANPTLRAKPRK, via the coding sequence ATGGAAATGTCCCTGCCCATTGATACCGTTCTGCCAGAGGTGATCGCGCGCCTGCGTGGAAACCGCCGTTTGGTGCTGCAAGCCCCGCCAGGTGCGGGCAAAACCACGCGCGTCCCTCTGGCGATCCTTGCAGCGGGGCTCACACCGGGCAAGATCATCATGCTCGAACCCCGCCGCCTTGCCACCCGCGCGGCGGCCGAGCGCATGGCCGATACGCTTGGTGAAAAGCCGGGCGAAACCGTCGGTTACCGGATGCGCGGTACGACCAAAGTATCGCGCGCCACTCGGATTGAAGTCGTCACCGAAGGCATCCTGACGCGGATGATCCAATCCCAACCCGACCTGCCGGGGATCGGGGCCATCATATTTGACGAGTTCCACGAACGCTCGCTGAATGCCGATCTAGGGCTGGCGCTGGCGCTGGAGGTGGCGGGTGCGCTGCGCGGTGATCTGTTTCTGATCGTCATGTCGGCCACGCTTGATGCCGAGCCGATTGCGCATCTGATGGGCGCGCCTGTTGTGACATCCGAGGGGCGTGCGTTTGAGGTCACGCCGCATTGGCTGCCCAAGCCTGTGCCAAAAACGCAACGGCTGGAGCAGGCGGTTACGGACCTGACTCTGAGCGCGCTGACCCAAAACGCCGGCAGCGCGCTGGTTTTCCTGCCCGGTGAAGGCGAAATCCGACGGGTCGAAGCTGCACTGCGCGCGCAGGTGCCCCCGGACGTGAGCCTGTGCCCCCTGTTCGGCGCAATGCCCTTCAAGGAGCAGCGCGCCGCCATCGCGCCTGTCGCATCGGGGCGCAAGGTCGTCTTGGCGACGGCGATTGCCGAAACCTCGCTGACCATCGAAGACATCCGCATCGTCATTGATGCGGGGCTTGCCCGGCGCGCGGAATTTGATGCAGGTTCCGGCATGTCCCGCCTGATCACCACGCGGGTCAGCCGGGCAGAGGCGACCCAGCGGGCCGGACGTGCGGGGCGTGTCGCGCCGGGGGCCTGTTACAAGCTTTGGACACGCGGACAGGATGGCGCACTCCCGGCCCATCCGCCCGCAGAGATAGACGTGGGCGATCTGACGGCACTGGCGCTTGAGGTCGCCGTTTGGGGCGGGAGCGTGGGTGAAATGCCCTTTGTGACACCACCGCATGAGGGCCGTTTGCAAGAGGCTCAGGACGTGCTCAAAATGCTGGGGGCTTTGGATGAAAACGGGCGTATCACCGCGCATGGCAAGACGCTATCAGCCCTGCCTCTGCATCCACGGCTTGCACATATGCTAACAAAAGGCGGTATGAATGCACCGCTTGTCACCGCAATTTTATCTGAACGCGACATTCTGAGAGGTGCACCCACAGATTTACGGCTGCGCATCGAGGCGGCCAGAAATCCGTCGCAATTTCGCAACCAACATAACATGGACCCCAACCGCGCAGCCCTTGCGCGCATCCATCAGGAAGCCAAGAGGCTGGCGTCAAAAGCACAAGGGGGCGGACCCGAAGATATCGGCATCCTCGCGGCACTGGCCTATCCGGATCGCATTGGCCTGCGCCGCCCTGGCGAGGCGGCACGGTTCATTCTGTCAGGCGGAAAAGGTACCGTCATGCCCCAGGGTGATCCGCTGAGCGCAGCACCTCTTATTGTGGCAACGGACCTTGATGGGGACCCCCGTGAAGCCCGAATTCGCCAGGCCGTCGCCCTGGACAGGGGCGATTTACGAGCGACGTTTCCAGATCAGATTGCCTGGCAGACTGTCTGTATCTGGTCGCGACGCGAGGCGCGAGTGTTGACGCGTAAACAGGAACGGTTTGGCGCGCTCATTCTTGAGGATCGCATGTGGCAAGAAGCACCGGCAGAAGAGATCGCGCGGGCAATGCTGGAGGGGGTGCGCCAATTGGGGTTACTGGCGAGCCCGAAAGCCACACGCTTCATGGCGCGCGCCAAATTGATGTCCCAAACAGATCCCCAGTTCCCGGATTTCTCAGAAGATCACCTTATGGAGTGCCTGGAGGACTGGCTGCTGGCGCATTTGTCCGGTGTTAAAACGAGCGCCGACTGGAAGCGGTTCGACATCACGCCGGCGCTGAAGGCGCGGCTGAGTTGGGAGCAGTCACGCGCGCTGGACGCCGCCGTCCCGCCATATTTCATCACGCCGCTTGGCCGTCAGGTTCCCATCGACTATGACGGGCCACAACCGCGCATCGCCCTGCGTTTGCAGGAAGTTTTCGGTGTGACGCGCCACCCGAGCGTGGCGGGAACCCCCTTGCAATTGACGCTCCTGTCCCCGGCGCAGCGCCCGGTTCAAGTCACCGAAGATTTGCCCGGATTTTGGTCATCCTCCTATCAAGACGTGCGCAAAGACATGCGCGGACAATACCCCAAGCACCCCTGGCCCGAAGATCCAACGCAAGCCAACCCGACGCTGCGGGCCAAACCCCGCAAGTGA
- a CDS encoding NUDIX hydrolase — MINTAKTSLTHAARERQVAALCYRETQAGKKVLLVTSRGTGRWIVPKGWPIKGLPDPEAALQEAWEEAGVTSAEVETDPVGFYDYDKKRSGGEVTPIKTQVYLAEVDTLADAYPEDHQRERRWFTQNEAAARVDEPELKDILRDL; from the coding sequence ATGATCAATACTGCAAAAACATCACTGACACATGCGGCACGCGAACGGCAAGTTGCAGCACTTTGCTATCGCGAAACGCAAGCGGGTAAAAAAGTGCTGCTTGTAACAAGTCGTGGAACAGGACGGTGGATCGTACCAAAAGGCTGGCCAATCAAAGGGTTGCCAGATCCCGAGGCCGCCTTGCAGGAGGCTTGGGAGGAGGCCGGCGTGACATCCGCCGAGGTGGAAACCGATCCCGTCGGATTTTATGACTACGACAAAAAGCGATCCGGCGGTGAGGTCACCCCGATCAAGACGCAAGTCTACCTCGCCGAGGTGGACACCCTTGCCGATGCATACCCCGAGGACCACCAGCGCGAGCGGCGTTGGTTCACCCAGAATGAAGCCGCAGCCCGGGTCGATGAACCGGAACTCAAGGACATCCTGCGCGACCTCTAG